From Theileria annulata chromosome 1, complete sequence, *** SEQUENCING IN PROGRESS ***, one genomic window encodes:
- a CDS encoding protein disulfide isomerase precursor, putative (1 probable transmembrane helix predicted for TA19010 by TMHMM2.0 at aa 9-31): MTKFINCKVIIITLLIVIKLYIKPILAGLVLEVPEVAQSDFDDYVKKTNRIPVVLNYPTLFIFSTGAINDFRNVSTLLSHDEKCEFVTVESATPFDGNITSLEPVMTYVKDGQTKKYDGPINPGYIMSWLSNQRVCEMRVKDLSNFKALQKSLPSGHVQVMILFGEGQNDPEVVETVRSFISEKELAVPVLYVPDQALSDQIAKSLNQDQIKYPTVLVSRNTTLLPKTSFYTNDMRNKKELYEFLKEELIPPIHSTNSYMLPMFLVMKKTIIYIFTKEKELKKYLSESWINTVPRKHSEKLVFLHSKGSELVENKMNTILAIDSEYEEIVVRAFVINLDTLEFYKFKPLTIEDGTISEEGMNKFIDDLENGRLSHYVKSELPIPENIDKGPVKTIVGEDFHRRVIESKDDILVLFLSSWCGHCHKAKRLFRDMGRRLKGSNGPILATFDAYNNEVEDMEISQFPTIALFQSGNKTDPLFYNGPDTLEDISMFLESNCKHNKVSAENILQKHVSQETIFEYHTEL; the protein is encoded by the exons ATGACAAAGTTCATCAACTGTAAAGTTATAATAATCACCCTCCTAATCGTGATTAAACTTTACATTAAACCCATTTTGGCAGGACTTGTTCTG GAAGTACCCGAGGTCGCACAGTCAGATTTTGATGATTATGTAAAGAAAACAAATAGAATACCagttgttttaaattatccAACACTCTTCATATTTTCAACTGGAGCCATTAATGATTTCAGGAATGTTTCAACACTTCTATCTCATGACGAAAAG TGTGAATTCGTAACCGTTGAATCGGCAACGCCATTCGATGGAAATATAACATCACTGGAGCCAGTAATGACGTATGTTAAAGACGGACAGACAAAGAAATACGACGGACCAATAAACCCTGGGTATATCATGAGTTGGCTGAGTAACCAGAGAGTCTGTGAAATGAGAGTCAAGGATCTCTCGAATTTCAAAGCACTTCAAAAGTCGCTGCCATCAGGACATGTACAAGTAATGATCTTGTTTGGAGAAGGACAAAACGACCCGGAAGTTGTGGAAACAGTCAGATCATTCATTTCAGAAAAGGAACTCGCAGTCCCAGTTTTATACGTACCAGATCAAGCTCTCTCAGATCAAATTGCTAAATCACTCAATCAA gaCCAAATAAAATATCCAACCGTATTGGTATCAAGAAACACGACACTGTTACCAAAAACCTCGTTCTACACCAACGATATGAGAAATAAGAAGGAGCTTTACGAGTTTTTGAAGGAAGAACTGATCCCGCCGATCCATTCAACTAACTCGTACATGCTCCCGATGTTCCTGGTTATGAAGAAGACgataatatacatatttacTAAGGAAAAAGAACTTAAAAAGTACCTGAGCGAATCCTGGATAAACACAGTCCCTAGAAAACATAGCGAAAAACTGGTCTTTCTCCACTCTAAGGGCTCAGAACTGgtggaaaataaaatgaacACAATACTGGCAATTGACTCTGAATACGAGGAAATAGTCGTTAGAGCATTTGTAATTAACCTTGATACGCTagaattttacaaattcaAGCCCTTGACAATAGAAGATGGAACAATATCAGAGGAG GGAATGAATAAGTTTATTGATGACTTGGAGAATGGTAGATTAAGCCATTATGTAAAGAGTGAACTTCCGATACCAGAAAACATCGATAAGGGTCCAGTTAAAACGATTGTGGGCGAAGATTTCCACAGAAGAGTCATTGAGTCCAAGGACGATATTCTTGTGCTGTTCCTCTCATCATG GTGTGGACACTGCCATAAAGCAAAGAGACTTTTTAGGGATATGGGAAGAAGGCTGAAAGGGTCAAATGGGCCGATTTTGGCAACGTTTGACGCCTATAACAACGAAGTCGAAGATATGGAAAtca GCCAATTCCCAACAATAGCGCTATTTCAAAGCGGTAATAAAACCGACCCATTGTTTTATAACGGACCAGATACCCTTGAAGATATCTCAATGTTCTTGGAAAGTAACTGCAAACACAACAAAGTGAGCGCAGAAAACATTCTGCAGAAGCATGTTTCACAGGAAACAATCTTCGAATACCATACAGAACTCTAA
- a CDS encoding transcriptional adaptor2-related protein, putative translates to MVEHNKPSMPHSLNSSEYISSSDRFSKTRSRQKPSDTSNYSEHKNSTIHSSKDAINHNSNLRSDSISVIDFDPTLVSVDFYCNYCNQSLSVGGCRIRCAECLDYDLCISCACNHKCTEPHNLTHNYVPIGPNSFELFSEGWTADEELILLEGIGKYGFGNWKQVAEMVNKVNSKQKTPAECENHYYDVYISTGSSPHPNVKNLRTPIKCPKTRDMVYKYYEEVSKNHRRFENPDSDNIVSSEETGSHSTFIPPAVNLLHSDPTKVKFFQNFTGYNVYRDDLENEYHPDAELILKDVEFEPWDSPPEIQFKIQLIDIYNAFLDERIYRKRILMHRFWNDYITRETAMANMTELEKMLYWRLSPLIRFHTEEDHISLTKLLIAKIELEKRLEIVQQWKSLGLRTLKDIQEFDLLKNTARSSSTKHVNHFSRISGLSAKILKDGVVHKDELSEYMNEINEKFCNEFYITKSHLDDILNSFSNAQSDTDFNYENPITHIWDLHFEDFNIENNDPLPDIKRFPHPSDVPDNSNIRVILDPEKKGIDLSDMKFDDIKFGIVKHNAQQSNIQTHDQSLFYLARFYHDRINKVQKNIHKPKIELNYPAKRRLSQRRFI, encoded by the exons ATGGTTGAACATAATAAGCCCTCAATGCCACATTCACTCAACTCCTCTGAGTATATTTCTTCTTCTGATCGCTTCTCTAAGACAAGGTCTAGGCAGAAACCCTCGGATACTTCCAACTACTCTGAGCATAAAAATTCGACAATTCATTCTTCCAAGGATGCCATAAATCATAATTCCAA TCTCAGAAGTGATTCAATATCCGTTATCGACTTCGATCCTACATTAGTTTCAGTAGATTTTTACTGTAATTACTGTAACCAATCGCTATCAGTTGGAGGCTGCAGGATAAGATGTGCCGAATGTTTGGACTACGATCTATGCATCTCCTGCGCCTGTAATCACAAATGCACTGAACCTCATAATCTGACTCATAATTATGTTCCTATCGGACCAAATTCATTTGAACTCTTTTCAGAAG GTTGGACGGCAGATGAAGAGttgatattattagaaGGGATTGGTAAATATGGGTTTGGTAACTGGAAG CAAGTGGCAGAGATGGTGAACAAGGTGAATTCGAAACAAAAAACCCCGGCTGAGTGTGAAAACCACTATTATGATGTTTATATTTCCACTGGCTCATCGCCGCACccaaatgtaaaaaatcTCAGAACACCCATA AAATGTCCCAAGACTAGAGATATGGTTTATAAGTATTATGAAGAAGTCTCTAAGAACCACAGGAGGTTTGAGAACCCAGATTCTGATAACATTGTTTCTTCCGAGGAGACTGGATCCCACTCTACCTTTATACCACCAGCCGTCAATTTGCTTCATTCTGACCCAACGAAAGTTAAGTTCTTCCAGAACTTTACTGGGTACAACGTATACAGGGATGACCTGGAAAACGAGTATCACCCAGACGCGGAGCTGATTCTGAAGGACGTGGAGTTTGAGCCCTGGGACTCACCACCCGAAATTCAGTTCAAAATCCAACTCattgatatatataacGCGTTTCTGGACGAGCGTATTTATCGCAAGCGGATTTTGATGCACCGCTTCTGGAACGATTACATAACTCGAGAAACAGCAATGGCGAACATGACTGAACTTGAGAAAATGCTTTACTGGCGACTCTCACCACTTATCAGGTTCCACACGGAAGAGGACCACATCAGCCTGACAAAGCTGCTCATAGCGAAGATTGAGCTTGAAAAGAGGCTCGAAATAGTGCAACAGTGGAAGTCGCTAGGACTCAGGACCCTAAAGGACATTCAGGAGTTTGACCTCTTAAAGAACACCGCAAGGTCCTCTTCAACCAAACATGTTAATCACTTCAGTCGTATTTCAGGCCTCTCCGCCAAGATCTTGAAGGACGGCGTGGTTCACAAGGACGAACTCTCCGAGTACATGAATGAAATCAACGAGAAGTTTTGCAACGAGTTCTACATCACCAAGTCCCACCTCGACGACATCCTGAATTCCTTCTCCAATGCGCAAAGCGACACTGATTTCAACTACGAGAACCCCATCACACACATCTGGGACTTGCACTTTGaagattttaatattgaGAATAACGACCCTCTACCAGACATTAAGCGCTTCCCTCACCCTTCTGACGTTCCCGACAACTCTAACATTCGGGTGATTCTGGACCCTGAAAAGAAGGGCATTGACCTTTCGGACATGAAATTTGACGACATCAAGTTCGGCATTGTAAAACACAACGCACAGCAGTCGAACATTCAAACCCACGACCAATCTCTGTTTTACCTCGCGAGATTCTATCATGATCGTATAAACAAGGTTCAGAAGAACATACATAAGCCTAAAATCGAGCTCAACTACCCTGCTAAACGGAGACTATCTCAACGAAGGTTCATATAA
- a CDS encoding ubiquitin-activating enzyme e1, putative (GPI-Anchor Signal predicted for TA18995 by DGPI v2.04 with cleavage site probability 0.15599999 near 526), whose protein sequence is MLDEYYEYLNNASILLVGAGGIGCEVIKNLMLNGVKKLTIVDMDTIDVSNLNRQFLYLPEHVNKYKAEVARMRALEINPKSEVKSLVCDVNSWEPNDLLQYDVVLNALDNIKARSHINYCCIQSGVPLIESGSTGYNGQVYPIVKDMTKCYECDPLPKTSSIPVCSIRQIPEKPTHCIAWARMLYQLLFGTPDNNNLLTDLSVPTLPDLNNLDEPVVVDYLNRIFDFLFNSEVKSLLKMEEVWINRDPPKPLEHQFTLKRKANQIEKTSEDETLKDLEKEPPNSKRNKFVVLELEELYEQFSTSVKEILLNNSDMVGSLIFSKNDEVCVDFVSSAANLRMINFGIKPLSTWDVQSIAGSIVPAIASTNAIVASFQVVQLLHLLKFLKSNDKSLDTYCRKVWIKSSVMGSNPLVKGKLSQPELLEPPNPKCTTCQQKSFKVKIKSLDLTLHDLVQSVLSKSMGLAMVSLDFNLKNIYDGEEFEEDPEYSKAVRKNSLKFYGLSDNSILTVTDLNGDSQFELVLQLDDGLKSNFLLLYYSIFKFYH, encoded by the exons ATGTTGGATGAATACTATGAGTATTTAAACAATGCGTCAATACTGTTGGTGGGAGCCGGGGGTATAGGCTGCGAagttataaaaaatttgatGCTGAACGGCGTGAAGAAACTCACAATAGTAGATATGGATACAATTGATGTGTCAAACTTGAACAGACAATTTCTTTACCTTCCAGAACACGTCAACAAATACAAAGCTGAAGTCGCACGGATGAGAGCACTTGAAATTAACCCTAAAAGCGAAGTTAAATCATTAGTTTGTGACGTTAATTCCTGGGAACCTAACGACTTACTCCAATATGATGTTGTGCTTAACGCtttagataatattaaagCTAGATCTCACATCAATTACTGCTGCATACAGTCAG gaGTGCCTCTGATTGAATCTGGAAGTACAGGGTACAACGGCCAAGTATATCCCATCGTGAAAGATATGACGAAATGTTACGAGTGTGATCCCCTGCCAAAAACAAGCTCAATACCAGTGTGCTCAATTCGACAAATCCCAGAAAAACCAACCCACTGCATAGCATGGGCTAGGATGCTTTACCAGCTTTTGTTTGGGACACCAGACAACAATAACCTCCTTACTGATCTCTCAGTTCCAACCTTGCCTGACTTGAACAACCTGGACGAGCCAGTTGTTGTTGATTACTTGAACAGaatttttgattttttgtTCAATTCAGAAGTTAAATCTCTACTCAAAATGGAAGAAGTCTGGATCAATAGGGATCCGCCAAAGCCTCTTGAACACCAATTTACCCTCAAACGCAAGGCAAACCAAATTGAAAAAACTTCTGAAGATGAAACTCTCAAAGATCTCGAAAAAGAACCCCCAAACTCAAAAAGGAATAAATTTGTGGTATTGGAATTGGAAGAATTGTACGAACAGTTCTCTACCAGTGTTAAggaaatattattaaataacaGTGATATGGTCGGATCATTGATATTCTCAAAGAATGATGAGGTTTGCGTCGATTTCGTTTCCTCGGCAGCTAACTTGAGAATGATTAACTTCGGCATTAAGCCCTTGAGCACTTGGGATGTTCAGTCGATTGCAGGGTCAATTGTGCCCGCAATAGCATCCACTAACGCCATTGTCGCCTCATTTCAAGTTGTACAGCTACTCCACCTTCTCAAATTTCTGAAATCAAATGATAAGTCCTTGGACACCTATTGCAGGAAA GTTTGGATAAAATCTAGTGTAATGGGATCAAACCCCTTAGTTAAGGGTAAACTATCGCAGCCTGAGTTGTTAGAACCGCCTAACCCAAAGTGTACAACATGCCAACAGAAGTCTTTTAAGGTTAAGATAAAGTCTTTAGATCTGACTCTTCATGACCTTGTCCAGTCTGTCTTATCAAAGTCGATGGGACTTGCAATGGTCAGCCTTGACTTTAACCTCAAAAACATTTATGACGGAGAAGAGTTCGAGGAGGATCCTGAATACTCAAAGGCTGTAAGGAAGAACAGTTTGAAGTTTTATGGTCTTTCCGACAACTCTATTCTAACTGTCACGGATTTGAATGGAGATTCACAATTTGAACTAGTTCTTCAACTGGACGATGGTCTaaaatctaattttttattactcTACTATtccattttcaaattctaCCACTAA
- a CDS encoding DNA-directed RNA polymerase alpha chain, putative (The first ~~150 amino acids don't show any conservedness with other DNA-directed RNA polymerase alpha chains;~Apicoplast targetting peptide predicted by the PlasmoAP tool;~1 probable transmembrane helix predicted for TA18990 by TMHMM2.0 at aa 5-24;~Signal peptide predicted for TA18990 by SignalP 2.0 HMM (Signal peptide probability 0.952, signal anchor probability 0.003) with cleavage site probability 0.785 between residues 20 and 21) translates to MQNVVIFNLFVIIFWALIHSKATYRNKNFNRRLKVDSHLLPYLYITQSIHNNLNLKTYTNFDILKSNIKNVKLFGVRKSSTVLTALNPENAELHPETLSRVESKLTPEELENLKKKGLIEGDPNTWRNWHIISKGEWDDIGPKVLPGMEKNLKITEPYAIRKPLKYWGFMRGIDCNILSYPIVYEYYKHIVEKVRVFKHGGNNPLFNPLLFQPNYMMDKDRFGIFYDDPRLFEGWVNANEDTPTKVKEASDLIRIPDTGRLYQKFYMGPYPVTMGWTIGSLLKVMTQSRCPGHAVVAVKIHNMNKDTTVDGVADDLLNIALNFKMVALQTLEPGKEARVRTKIKGPAMVCAGALEWPPFVKICNPESYITKLEEGAELDLEIKIEWGRGFWMADSKGLYRVEEGANSLCQKRRDIKEVKEEGFYPTSCVFGGCRMIRLAVHKLMGQRWCSLTYTCPDPMDQLVVEIWTDVSTTPKHVLEFGLCEVIAWLTELKRQVSHDVDFENEDEQLKDIWEKIDKYGSIKHRQELMGGPPVIPLHETDAIPNLRQEHCQYLDPGDHTKVPQAPFSLPSSRPDKPELDSLQWLAEELQQEEYIEKSEINAKNFERFIPKPVEDTFENKDIDLLPVNSDIISSLRMSGFNIMSDIMDYSVDELSHFPNLSVETAKVIKDFLNHHKSSIS, encoded by the exons ATGCAAAATGTCGTAATATTTAACTTgtttgttattattttttggGCCCTTATACACTCGAAGGCAACGTATCgcaataaaaattttaatagaaGGCTCAAAGTAGATTCACACCTTTTAccatatttatacattacACAATCAATACACAATAATcttaatttaaaaacatataccaattttgatatattaaagAGTAATATAAAGAATGTGAAATTGTTTGGAGTAAGAAAATCATCTACCGTACTGACTGCCCTTAATCCTGAGAATGCTGAATTACACCCAGAAACTCTAAGTAGAGTGGAGTCCAAGTTAACCCCTGAGGAACTTGAAAATCTCAAAAAGAAAGGGTTAATTGAAGGCGATCCAAACACTTGGAGGAATTGGCACATTATATCAAAGG GCGAGTGGGATGATATTGGACCGAAGGTACTCCCGGGAATGGAGAAAAATCTCAAAATCACAGAACCTTATGCAATAAGGAAACCTCTTAAATATTGGGGATTTATGAGAGGAATA GATTGTAACATATTGTCGTATCCGATAGTGTATGAGTACTATAAACATATAGTTGAAAAAGTTCGTGTATTTAAACATGGAGGAAATAACCCATTGTTTAATCCACTCTTGTTCCAGCCTAATTACATGATGGATAAGGACAGATTTGGTATATTCTACGACGATCCACGGCTTTTCGAAGGATGGGTCAATGCGAACGAAGACACACCAACCAAAGTTAAAGAAGCCTCTGATCTTATTAGGATTCCAGATACAG GAAGACTATACCAGAAGTTTTACATGGGACCATATCCTGTTACTATGGGATGGACAATAGGCTCACTTTTGAAGGTTATGACCCAGTCAAGATGCCCAGGCCACGCAGTTGTTGCTGTTAAAATACACAATATGAACAAGGATACAACTGTAGATGGAGTTGCAGATGATTTACTAAACATTGcattaaattttaagatG GTTGCTTTACAAACTCTGGAGCCTGGAAAAGAAGCAAGAGTAAGAACTAAGATTAAGGGCCCAGCAATGGTATGCGCAGGAGCCTTAGAATGGCCTCCGtttgttaaaatttgtaatcCTGAGAGTTATATAACAAAACTCGAAGAAGGTGCTGAACTTGACCTTGAAATTAAGATAGAATGGGGAAGAGGTTTCTGGATGGCGGATTCTAAAG GACTATATAGAGTTGAGGAGGGAGCAAATTCACTGTGCCAGAAACGAAGAGATATAAAAGAGGTGAAAGAGGAAGGGTTTTACCCTACGAGTTGCGTCTTTGGAGGTTGCAGAATGATACGGTTAGCAGTCCACAAACTCATGGGACAAAGATGGTGTTCATT aacaTACACTTGTCCCGATCCTATGGACCAGTTAGTGGTTGAAATTTGGACGGACGTCTCAACCACACCCAAACATGTATTAGAATTCGGATTATGCGAAGTTATCGCATGGCTCACTGAGTTGAAACGCCAGGTTTCACACGACGTTGACTTCGAAAATGAAGATGAGCAACTTAAAG ATATATGGGAAAAGATAGATAAATACGGCTCTATAAAGCATAGACAAGAACTGATGGGTGGTCCTCCAGTGATCCCCCTTCATGAGACTGATGCTATACCTAACTTGAGACAAGAACACTGCCAATATTTGGACCCAGGTGATCACACCAAAGTACCACAAGCTCCATTTTCATTACCCAGCTCAAGACCAGAT AAACCTGAATTGGATAGTTTACAGTGGTTGGCGGAAGAGCTTCAGCAGGAAGAATACATCGAAAAATCTGAAATAAACGCAAAGAACTTTGAGAGGTTTATCCCCAAACCAGTTGAAGATACCTTCGAAAACAAAGATATCGATCTCTTGCCAGTTAACTCTGATATTATTTCTTCACTCAGAATG tcTGGATTTAATATCATGTCGGATATAATGGACTACTCAGTGGACGAATTGTCACACTTCCCGAACTTGTCAGTTGAAACCGCCAAAGTCATCAAAGACTTTCTTAATCACCATAAATCATcaatttcataa
- a CDS encoding uncharacterized protein (No significant SMART / Pfam hit but hightly conserved with several other hypothetical proteins from diverse organisms, alternative gene model possible with the last exon being completely different; the first exon may code for a a seperate hypothetical protein; the conserved residues start from exon II in the present model), whose translation MAPKIKEQITIIFSDENKSNNSQKLASEIALEYLNVKRSSKCIPLDSLLDFKNEPSSRNSNDSESSDGSFSEFANILKNGSTHQNDERNIIIFVFESHRRNLGIMKLENVLNDWLSDFRVDKSIFLNLNVIFVIQENDFGSADIGENEDFVNNLRELLGNLGSKILFQKNFYLKSGDVGQILSLIDLISDASSSIPSSYVNNNTNHRNVNDTNGVNTSDETSEEENVDIENLAEMSQGMTTSKQRFQLIKQGYKLIGDHSAVKLCRWTKSRVRGHGGCYKHTFYGINSNQCMEMTPSLACANKCVFCWRHHTNPVSTKWKWDQDDPKFIVSESITAHLKLIKELKGIFDTKQERFNEALKIRHCALSLVGEPIMYPQINELIRELHTNQISTFLVIVYVTNAQFPKEMETLVPVTQLYVSIDASDKVSLKNIGKLYTRLIFLDRPLFRDFWERFLKCIELLKYRRERTVFRLTLVRNFNMTEQKDEIEGYANLIKLGEPDFVEIKAVTFCGNVEGNAITMKNVPWHDEVCGDFVELFRLLSTSVNTGIHVVFLSQKMSTFYLLPKILKSQVTNGIEFSALDYSCETPEWALFGSPEQGFDPEDTR comes from the exons atgGCTCCTAAAATTAAGGAGCAAATTACGATAATTTTTTcagatgaaaataaatctaataatagTCAAAAATTGGCCTCAGAAATCGCcttagaatatttaaatgttaaaCGCAGTTCCAAATGCATACCTTTAGACTCATTGTTGGATTTCAAAAACGAACCTTCTTCCAGAAATTCCAATGATTCAGAAAGTTCAGATGGTTCTTTTTCAGAGTTTgctaatattttaaaaaatggtAGTACTCATCAAAATGATGAAAggaatataattattttcgTTTTTGAAAGTCATAGGAGAAATTTAGGAATAATGAAACTTGAAAATGTACTAAACGATTGGTTATCTGACTTTAGAGTTGATAAGTCTATATTTTTGAACCTTAATGTTATATTCGTGATCCAAGAAAATGATTTTGGTTCCGCTGATATTGGAGAAAATGAAGATTTCGTGAATAATCTGAGAGAACTCTTGGGAAATTTGGGCTCAAAAATTCTTTTTCAGAAAAATTTTTACCTCAAAAGCGGCGATGTTGGACAAATTCTGTCTTTAATTGACCTCATTTCCGATGCATCCTCATCCATACCTAGTTCATACGTTAACAATAATACAAACCACAGAAATGTAAATGATACAAACGGTGTTAACACCTCAGATGAAACATCTGAAGAAGAGAATGTtgatatagaaaatttggCAGAAATGAGCCAAGGAATGACAACCTCAAAACAACGCTTTCAACTAATAAAACAAGGATATAAACTGATAGGGGATCATAGTGCAGTAAAGCTTTGTAGATGGACTAAGTCAAGG GTTAGAGGTCACGGCGGATGTTATAAGCACACCTTTTATGGGATAAATTCTAATCAGTGTATGGAGATGACACCGAGTCTGGCGTGCGCTAACAAGTGTGTATTCTGCTGGAGACACCACACCAACCCAGTGTCAACCAAATGGAAATGGGACCAAGATGACCCCAAATTCATAGTTTCAGAGTCAATTACAGCACATCTGAAACTAATAAAAGAATTGAAGGGGATTTTTGACACCAAGCAAGAAAGATTTAACGAAGCACTTAAAATAAGGCATTGTGCCCTTTCTCTGGTTGGGGAACCAATTATGTACCCGCAAATTAACGAACTTATAAGGGAATTACATACAAATCAAATTTCGACATTTCTGGTAATAGTTTAC GTAACAAATGCTCAATTCCCAAAGGAAATGGAAACTTTGGTACCAGTCACACAATTATACGTTTCAATTGACGCATCTGATAAAGTGAGCCTTAAAAATATAGGCAAGTTATATACGAGactaatttttttagatCGTCCTCTGTTTAGAGACTTTTGGGAACGTTTTTTAAAGTGTATTGAGTTGCTTAAATATCGCAGAGAACGGACAGTTTTCAGACTTACACTAGTCAGGAACTTCAATATGACT GAACAAAAGGATGAAATTGAGGGATATGCTAACTTAATAAAGCTTGGAGAACCTGACTTTGTTGAGATTAAAGCTGTGACCTTTTGCGGAAATGTTGAGGGAAATGCCATCACGATGAAAAATGTTCCCTGGCATGACGAGGTTTGTGGAGATTTTGTTGAATTGTTCAGGTTGTTGAGTACT TCTGTGAACACAGGCATACATGTTGTATTCTTATCGCAAAAAATGAGTACTTTCTATTTATTACCTAAAATACTTA AATCACAGGTCACTAATGGAATTGAATTTTCTGCATTGGATTATTCTTGTGAGACCCCTGAATGGGCACTATTCGGATCACCAGAACAAGGATTTGACCCTGAAGATACTAGGTaa